The Equus quagga isolate Etosha38 chromosome 10, UCLA_HA_Equagga_1.0, whole genome shotgun sequence genome includes a region encoding these proteins:
- the ZMYM3 gene encoding zinc finger MYM-type protein 3 isoform X4 has translation MDPSDFPSPFDPLALPEKPLAGDLPVDMEFGEDLLESQTAPTRGWAPPGPSPSSGALDLLDTPAGLEKDPGVLDGATELLGLGGLLYKAPSPPEVDHGPEGTLAWDTGDQTLEPGPGGQTPEVVPPDPGAGANPSSPEGLLEPLAPDSPITLQSPHIEEEETTSVATGRRGSPGQEEELPQGQPQSPNGPPSPSLGEALGDGMNSSQTKPGGPSPPAHPSLPGDGLTGKASEKPPERKRSERVRRVEPPKPEVVDSTESIPVSDEDSDAMVDDPNDEDFVPFRPRRSPRMSLRSSVAQRAGRSSVGTKMTCAHCRTPLQKGQTAYQRKGLPQLFCSSSCLTTFSKKPSGKKTCTFCKKEIWNTKDSVVAQTGSGGSFHEFCTSVCLSLYEAQQQRPIPQSGDPADATRCSICQKTGEVLHEVSNGSVVHRLCSDSCFSKFRANKGLKTNCCDQCGAYIYTKTGSPGPELLFHEGQQKRFCNTTCLGAYKKKNTRVYPCVWCKTLCKNFEMLSHVDRNGKTSLFCSLCCTTSYKVKQAGLTGPPRPCSFCRRSLSDPCYYNKVDRTVYQFCSPSCWTKFQRTSPEGGIHLSCHYCHSLFSGKPEVLDWQDQVFQFCCRDCCEDFKRLRGVVSQCEHCRQEKLLHEKLRFSGVEKSFCSEGCVLLYKQDFTKKLGLCCITCTYCSQTCQRGVTEQLDGSTWDFCSEDCKSKYLLWYCKAARCHACKRQGKLLETIHWRGQIRHFCNQQCLLRFYSQQNQPNLDTQSGPESLLNSQSPESKPQTPSQTKVENSNTVKTPEENGNLGKIPVKTRSAPTAPTPPPPPPPPATPRKNKAAMCKPLMQNRGISCKVEMKSKGSQTEEWKPQVIVLPIPVPIFVPVPMHLYCQKVPVPFSMPIPVPVPMFLPTTLESTDKIVETIEELKVKIPSNPLEADILAMAEMIAEAEELDKASSDLCDLVSNQSAEGLLEDCDLFGPARDDVLAMAVKMANVLDEPGQDLEADFPKNPLDINPSVDFLFDCGLVGPEDVSTEQDLPRTMRKGQKRLVLSESCSRDSMSSQPSCTGLNYSYGVNAWKCWVQSKYANGETSKGDELRFGPKPMRIKEDILACSAAELNYGLAQFVREITRPNGERYEPDSIYYLCLGIQQYLLENNRMVNIFTDLYYLTFVQELNKSLSTWQPTLLPNNTVFSRVEEEHLWECKQLGVYSPFVLLNTLMFFNTKFFGLQTAEEHMQLSFTNVVRQSRKCTTPRGTTKVVSIRYYAPVRQRKGRDTGPGKRKREDEAPILEQRENRMNPLRCPVKFYEFYLSKCPESLRTRNDVFYLQPERSCIAESPLWYSVIPMDRSMLESMLNRILAVREIYEELGRPGEEDLD, from the exons ATGGACCCCAGTGATTTCCCCAGTCCGTTTGACCCATTGGCCCTGCCAGAGAAGCCCCTGGCTGGAGACCTTCCAGTAGACATGGAATTTGGAGAGGATCTACTGGAATCCCAGACTGCCCCAACTCGAGGATGGGCCCCCCCTGGCCCTTCTCCATCCTCAGGAGCCCTGGACCTGCTTGATACTCCTGCTGGCCTGGAGAAAGACCCTGGAGTCCTGGATGGAGCCACTgagctgctggggctgggggggctGCTCTATaaagccccctcccccccagagGTGGACCATGGTCCTGAGGGGACCCTTGCATGGGATACAGGCGATCAGACCCTAGAACCTGGACCAGGGGGCCAGACCCCTGAGGTGGTGCCACCTGACCCAGGGGCTGGGGCAAATCCCTCTTCACCAGAGGGGTTACTAGAGCCTTTGGCCCCAGATTCTCCAATAACCTTGCAGTCCCCACAtattgaagaggaagagaccacCTCCGTAGCTACAGGGAGAAGGGGCTcccctgggcaggaggaggagcttCCCCAAGGGCAGCCACAGAGCCCAAATGGCCCCCCCAGCCCTTCACTGGGAGAGGCTTTGGGGGATGGAATGAACAGTTCTCAGACCAAACCTGGGGGTCCTAGCCCCCCTGCACACCCTTCCTTGCCAG GAGATGGCCTGACTGGGAAGGCGAGTGAGAAGCCGCCTGAAAGG AAGAGAAGCGAGCGCGTTAGAAGAGTAGAGCCTCCAAAACCTGAGGTTGTGGATTCCACTGAGAGCA TTCCAGTGTCAGATGAGGATTCTGATGCCATGGTAGATGACCCCAACGATGAGGACTTTGTGCCATTCCGACCCCGGCGCTCTCCTCGCATGTCCCTACGCTCAAGTGTGGCACAAAGGGCTGGGCGCTCTTCGGTAGGCACCAAGATGACTTGTGCACATTGCCGGACACCACTGCAGAAGGGGCAGACGGCCTACCAGCGCAAGGGGCTGCCTCAGCTCTTCTGTTCTTCATCGTGTCTCACcactttctccaagaagccctcgGGCAAAAAGACCTGTACCTTTTGCAAGAA GGAGATCTGGAACACCAAGGACTCGGTTGTGGCGCAGACTGGTTCAGGAGGCTCCTTCCATGAGTTCTGCACATCTGTCTGCCTCTCCCTGTATGAGGCCCAGCAGCAGCGCCCGATCCCCCAGTCTGGGGATCCTGCCGATGCCACTCGCTGCAGCATTTGCCAGAAGActggagag gtcCTGCACGAGGTCAGCAATGGCAGCGTGGTGCACCGGCTCTGCAGCGATTCTTGCTTCTCCAAATTCCGGGCCAACAAGGGACTGAAAACCAACTGTTGTGACCAGTGCGGGGCTTACATCTACACCAAGACCGGGAGCCCTGGGCCCGAGCTCCTCTTCCACGAGGGCCAACAAAAGCGGTTCTGCAACACAACCTGCTTGGGGGCGTACAAGAAG AAAAACACACGTGTGTACCCATGTGTCTGGTGCAAGACCCTGTGTAAGAACTTTGAGATGCTATCACATGTGGATCGTAATGGCAAGACCAGCTTGTTCTGTTCCCTGTGCTGCACCACCTCTTACAAAGTGAAGCAGGCAGGGCTCACCG GCCCTCCCCGACCCTGCAGCTTCTGCCGCCGCAGCCTCTCTGACCCCTGTTACTACAACAAGGTTGATCGCACAGTCTACCAATTCTGCAGCCCCAGCTGCTGGACCAAGTTCCAG cGCACAAGCCCTGAGGGGGGCATTCACCTGAGCTGTCACTACTGCCACAGCCTCTTCAGTGGCAAGCCTGAGGTCTTGGACTGGCAG GACCAGGTGTTCCAATTCTGCTGCCGCGATTGCTGTGAGGACTTCAAGCGGCTTCGGGGTGTGGTGTCCCAGTGTGAGCATTGCCGGCAGGAGAAGCTCCTGCATGAGAAACTCCGATTCAGTGGGGTAGAGAAGAGCTTCTGCAGCGAAG GCTGTGTGCTGCTGTACAAACAGGACTTCACTAAGAAGCTGGGATTGTGCTGTATCACTTGTACTTACTGCTCCCAGACCTGCCAGCGCGGAGTCACTGAGCAACTGGACGGCAGCACCTGGGACTTCTGCAGCGAGGACTGTAAGAGCAAGTACCTGCTGTGGTACTGCAAG GCTGCCCGGTGCCATGCCTGTAAGCGCCAGGGGAAGCTGCTGGAGACCATCCACTGGCGTGGGCAGATCCGTCATTTCTGCAACCAACAGTGTCTGCTGCGCTTCTACAGCCAGCAGAACCAACCCAACTTGGATACCCAGAGTGGGCCTGAGAGCCTCCTGAACA GTCAGTCTCCTGAATCAAAGCCCCAGACACCCTCTCAAACCAAAGTGGAGAATAGCAACACCGTGAAGACTCCAGAGGAAAATGGGAATCTGGGCAAG ATCCCTGTGAAGACCCGATCTGCTCCCACtgctcccacccctcctccacccccaccgcCCCCAGCAACACCCCGCAAAAATAAAGCTGCCATGTGTAAGCCACTGATGCAGAATCGGGGGATCTCCTGCAAAGTGGAGATGAAATCCAAAGGGAGTCAGACAG AAGAGTGGAAGCCACAGGTGATCGTGCTGCCCATCCCAGTGCCCATCTTTGTGCCAGTGCCTATGCATCTATACTGCCAGAAAGTCCCGGTGCCTTTCTCAATGCCTATCCCG GTGCCTGTGCCCATGTTCCTGCCCACTACCTTGGAGAGCACAGACAAGATTGTGGAGACTATTGAGGAGCTGAAGGTGAAGATCCCTTCCAACCCCTTGGAGGCCGACATCCTGGCTATGGCAGAAATGATTGCAGAAGCTGAAGAGTTAGACAAGGCCTCATCTGACCTTTGTG ATCTTGTGAGCAACCAGAGTGCAGAGGGACTTCTGGAAGACTGCGACCTGTTTGGACCGGCTCGAGATGATGTCCTGGCCATGGCTGTCAAGATGGCCAATGTCTTAGATGAGCCTGGGCAAGACTTGGAGGCGGATTTCCCCAAGA ATCCTTTGGACATTAACCCCAGCGTAGACTTCCTCTTTGATTGTGGCCTGGTAGGGCCTGAGGATGTGTCTACTGAACAAGACCTACCCCGAACCATGAGGAAG ggTCAAAAGCGACTGGTGCTGTCGGAGAGCTGTTCCCGGGACTCCATGAGCAGCCAGCCTAGCTGTACTGGACTCAACTATTCCTATGGCGTCAATGCTTGGAAGTGCTGGGTGCAGTCAAAATACGCCAATGGAGAAACCAGCAAGGGTGATGAGCTGCGCTTTGGCC CCAAACCTATGCGTATCAAAGAGGATATTCTGGCCTGCTCAGCTGCTGAGCTCAACTATGGTCTGGCCCAGTTTGTGAGAGAAATCACTCGACCCAACGGCGAACGATATGAACCTGACAGTATCTACTACCTGTGTCTTGGCATCCAACAG taCTTGCTGGAAAATAACCGAATGGTGAACATTTTCACGGACCTTTACTACCTGACTTTCGTTCAAGAACTCAACAAGTCTCTGAGTACCTGGCAGCCCACACTCCTCCCCAACA ATACCGTGTTCTCCCGAGTGGAGGAGGAGCACCTCTGGGAGTGTAAGCAGCTGGGAGTCTACTCGCCCTTTGTCCTTCTCAACACCCTCATGTTCTTCAACACTAAGTTTTTTGGGCTGCAGACAGCTGAGGAACACATGCAGCTCTCCTTCACCAATGTGGTGCGGCAGTCCCGCAAGTGTACCACCCCTCGGGGCACCACCAAGGTGGTGAGCATCCGCTACTACGCCCCAGTTCGCCAGAGGAAAGGGCGAG ACACGGGTCCTGGGAAACGGAAGAGAGAAGATGAAGCCCCTATCTTAGAGCAGCGTGAGAACCGCATGAATCCCCTTCGCTGCCCTGTCAAGTTCTATGAATTCTATCTCTCAAAATG TCCTGAAAGCCTCCGGACTCGCAACGATGTGTTCTACCTGCAACCTGAGCGGTCCTGCATCGCTGAGTCACCTCTCTGGTACTCTGTGATCCCCATGGACCGCAGCATGTTGGAGAGTATGCTCAATCGCATTCTGGCTGTGCGTGAGATATACGAGGAGCTGGGTCGTCCTGGGGAGGAAGACCTGGACTGA
- the ZMYM3 gene encoding zinc finger MYM-type protein 3 isoform X2 — translation MDPSDFPSPFDPLALPEKPLAGDLPVDMEFGEDLLESQTAPTRGWAPPGPSPSSGALDLLDTPAGLEKDPGVLDGATELLGLGGLLYKAPSPPEVDHGPEGTLAWDTGDQTLEPGPGGQTPEVVPPDPGAGANPSSPEGLLEPLAPDSPITLQSPHIEEEETTSVATGRRGSPGQEEELPQGQPQSPNGPPSPSLGEALGDGMNSSQTKPGGPSPPAHPSLPGDGLTGKASEKPPERVQKRSERVRRVEPPKPEVVDSTESIPVSDEDSDAMVDDPNDEDFVPFRPRRSPRMSLRSSVAQRAGRSSVGTKMTCAHCRTPLQKGQTAYQRKGLPQLFCSSSCLTTFSKKPSGKKTCTFCKKEIWNTKDSVVAQTGSGGSFHEFCTSVCLSLYEAQQQRPIPQSGDPADATRCSICQKTGEVLHEVSNGSVVHRLCSDSCFSKFRANKGLKTNCCDQCGAYIYTKTGSPGPELLFHEGQQKRFCNTTCLGAYKKKNTRVYPCVWCKTLCKNFEMLSHVDRNGKTSLFCSLCCTTSYKVKQAGLTGPPRPCSFCRRSLSDPCYYNKVDRTVYQFCSPSCWTKFQRTSPEGGIHLSCHYCHSLFSGKPEVLDWQDQVFQFCCRDCCEDFKRLRGVVSQCEHCRQEKLLHEKLRFSGVEKSFCSEGCVLLYKQDFTKKLGLCCITCTYCSQTCQRGVTEQLDGSTWDFCSEDCKSKYLLWYCKAARCHACKRQGKLLETIHWRGQIRHFCNQQCLLRFYSQQNQPNLDTQSGPESLLNSQSPESKPQTPSQTKVENSNTVKTPEENGNLGKIPVKTRSAPTAPTPPPPPPPPATPRKNKAAMCKPLMQNRGISCKVEMKSKGSQTEEWKPQVIVLPIPVPIFVPVPMHLYCQKVPVPFSMPIPVPVPMFLPTTLESTDKIVETIEELKVKIPSNPLEADILAMAEMIAEAEELDKASSDLCDLVSNQSAEGLLEDCDLFGPARDDVLAMAVKMANVLDEPGQDLEADFPKNPLDINPSVDFLFDCGLVGPEDVSTEQDLPRTMRKGQKRLVLSESCSRDSMSSQPSCTGLNYSYGVNAWKCWVQSKYANGETSKGDELRFGPKPMRIKEDILACSAAELNYGLAQFVREITRPNGERYEPDSIYYLCLGIQQYLLENNRMVNIFTDLYYLTFVQELNKSLSTWQPTLLPNNTVFSRVEEEHLWECKQLGVYSPFVLLNTLMFFNTKFFGLQTAEEHMQLSFTNVVRQSRKCTTPRGTTKVVSIRYYAPVRQRKGRDTGPGKRKREDEAPILEQRENRMNPLRCPVKFYEFYLSKCPESLRTRNDVFYLQPERSCIAESPLWYSVIPMDRSMLESMLNRILAVREIYEELGRPGEEDLD, via the exons ATGGACCCCAGTGATTTCCCCAGTCCGTTTGACCCATTGGCCCTGCCAGAGAAGCCCCTGGCTGGAGACCTTCCAGTAGACATGGAATTTGGAGAGGATCTACTGGAATCCCAGACTGCCCCAACTCGAGGATGGGCCCCCCCTGGCCCTTCTCCATCCTCAGGAGCCCTGGACCTGCTTGATACTCCTGCTGGCCTGGAGAAAGACCCTGGAGTCCTGGATGGAGCCACTgagctgctggggctgggggggctGCTCTATaaagccccctcccccccagagGTGGACCATGGTCCTGAGGGGACCCTTGCATGGGATACAGGCGATCAGACCCTAGAACCTGGACCAGGGGGCCAGACCCCTGAGGTGGTGCCACCTGACCCAGGGGCTGGGGCAAATCCCTCTTCACCAGAGGGGTTACTAGAGCCTTTGGCCCCAGATTCTCCAATAACCTTGCAGTCCCCACAtattgaagaggaagagaccacCTCCGTAGCTACAGGGAGAAGGGGCTcccctgggcaggaggaggagcttCCCCAAGGGCAGCCACAGAGCCCAAATGGCCCCCCCAGCCCTTCACTGGGAGAGGCTTTGGGGGATGGAATGAACAGTTCTCAGACCAAACCTGGGGGTCCTAGCCCCCCTGCACACCCTTCCTTGCCAG GAGATGGCCTGACTGGGAAGGCGAGTGAGAAGCCGCCTGAAAGG GTACAGAAGAGAAGCGAGCGCGTTAGAAGAGTAGAGCCTCCAAAACCTGAGGTTGTGGATTCCACTGAGAGCA TTCCAGTGTCAGATGAGGATTCTGATGCCATGGTAGATGACCCCAACGATGAGGACTTTGTGCCATTCCGACCCCGGCGCTCTCCTCGCATGTCCCTACGCTCAAGTGTGGCACAAAGGGCTGGGCGCTCTTCGGTAGGCACCAAGATGACTTGTGCACATTGCCGGACACCACTGCAGAAGGGGCAGACGGCCTACCAGCGCAAGGGGCTGCCTCAGCTCTTCTGTTCTTCATCGTGTCTCACcactttctccaagaagccctcgGGCAAAAAGACCTGTACCTTTTGCAAGAA GGAGATCTGGAACACCAAGGACTCGGTTGTGGCGCAGACTGGTTCAGGAGGCTCCTTCCATGAGTTCTGCACATCTGTCTGCCTCTCCCTGTATGAGGCCCAGCAGCAGCGCCCGATCCCCCAGTCTGGGGATCCTGCCGATGCCACTCGCTGCAGCATTTGCCAGAAGActggagag gtcCTGCACGAGGTCAGCAATGGCAGCGTGGTGCACCGGCTCTGCAGCGATTCTTGCTTCTCCAAATTCCGGGCCAACAAGGGACTGAAAACCAACTGTTGTGACCAGTGCGGGGCTTACATCTACACCAAGACCGGGAGCCCTGGGCCCGAGCTCCTCTTCCACGAGGGCCAACAAAAGCGGTTCTGCAACACAACCTGCTTGGGGGCGTACAAGAAG AAAAACACACGTGTGTACCCATGTGTCTGGTGCAAGACCCTGTGTAAGAACTTTGAGATGCTATCACATGTGGATCGTAATGGCAAGACCAGCTTGTTCTGTTCCCTGTGCTGCACCACCTCTTACAAAGTGAAGCAGGCAGGGCTCACCG GCCCTCCCCGACCCTGCAGCTTCTGCCGCCGCAGCCTCTCTGACCCCTGTTACTACAACAAGGTTGATCGCACAGTCTACCAATTCTGCAGCCCCAGCTGCTGGACCAAGTTCCAG cGCACAAGCCCTGAGGGGGGCATTCACCTGAGCTGTCACTACTGCCACAGCCTCTTCAGTGGCAAGCCTGAGGTCTTGGACTGGCAG GACCAGGTGTTCCAATTCTGCTGCCGCGATTGCTGTGAGGACTTCAAGCGGCTTCGGGGTGTGGTGTCCCAGTGTGAGCATTGCCGGCAGGAGAAGCTCCTGCATGAGAAACTCCGATTCAGTGGGGTAGAGAAGAGCTTCTGCAGCGAAG GCTGTGTGCTGCTGTACAAACAGGACTTCACTAAGAAGCTGGGATTGTGCTGTATCACTTGTACTTACTGCTCCCAGACCTGCCAGCGCGGAGTCACTGAGCAACTGGACGGCAGCACCTGGGACTTCTGCAGCGAGGACTGTAAGAGCAAGTACCTGCTGTGGTACTGCAAG GCTGCCCGGTGCCATGCCTGTAAGCGCCAGGGGAAGCTGCTGGAGACCATCCACTGGCGTGGGCAGATCCGTCATTTCTGCAACCAACAGTGTCTGCTGCGCTTCTACAGCCAGCAGAACCAACCCAACTTGGATACCCAGAGTGGGCCTGAGAGCCTCCTGAACA GTCAGTCTCCTGAATCAAAGCCCCAGACACCCTCTCAAACCAAAGTGGAGAATAGCAACACCGTGAAGACTCCAGAGGAAAATGGGAATCTGGGCAAG ATCCCTGTGAAGACCCGATCTGCTCCCACtgctcccacccctcctccacccccaccgcCCCCAGCAACACCCCGCAAAAATAAAGCTGCCATGTGTAAGCCACTGATGCAGAATCGGGGGATCTCCTGCAAAGTGGAGATGAAATCCAAAGGGAGTCAGACAG AAGAGTGGAAGCCACAGGTGATCGTGCTGCCCATCCCAGTGCCCATCTTTGTGCCAGTGCCTATGCATCTATACTGCCAGAAAGTCCCGGTGCCTTTCTCAATGCCTATCCCG GTGCCTGTGCCCATGTTCCTGCCCACTACCTTGGAGAGCACAGACAAGATTGTGGAGACTATTGAGGAGCTGAAGGTGAAGATCCCTTCCAACCCCTTGGAGGCCGACATCCTGGCTATGGCAGAAATGATTGCAGAAGCTGAAGAGTTAGACAAGGCCTCATCTGACCTTTGTG ATCTTGTGAGCAACCAGAGTGCAGAGGGACTTCTGGAAGACTGCGACCTGTTTGGACCGGCTCGAGATGATGTCCTGGCCATGGCTGTCAAGATGGCCAATGTCTTAGATGAGCCTGGGCAAGACTTGGAGGCGGATTTCCCCAAGA ATCCTTTGGACATTAACCCCAGCGTAGACTTCCTCTTTGATTGTGGCCTGGTAGGGCCTGAGGATGTGTCTACTGAACAAGACCTACCCCGAACCATGAGGAAG ggTCAAAAGCGACTGGTGCTGTCGGAGAGCTGTTCCCGGGACTCCATGAGCAGCCAGCCTAGCTGTACTGGACTCAACTATTCCTATGGCGTCAATGCTTGGAAGTGCTGGGTGCAGTCAAAATACGCCAATGGAGAAACCAGCAAGGGTGATGAGCTGCGCTTTGGCC CCAAACCTATGCGTATCAAAGAGGATATTCTGGCCTGCTCAGCTGCTGAGCTCAACTATGGTCTGGCCCAGTTTGTGAGAGAAATCACTCGACCCAACGGCGAACGATATGAACCTGACAGTATCTACTACCTGTGTCTTGGCATCCAACAG taCTTGCTGGAAAATAACCGAATGGTGAACATTTTCACGGACCTTTACTACCTGACTTTCGTTCAAGAACTCAACAAGTCTCTGAGTACCTGGCAGCCCACACTCCTCCCCAACA ATACCGTGTTCTCCCGAGTGGAGGAGGAGCACCTCTGGGAGTGTAAGCAGCTGGGAGTCTACTCGCCCTTTGTCCTTCTCAACACCCTCATGTTCTTCAACACTAAGTTTTTTGGGCTGCAGACAGCTGAGGAACACATGCAGCTCTCCTTCACCAATGTGGTGCGGCAGTCCCGCAAGTGTACCACCCCTCGGGGCACCACCAAGGTGGTGAGCATCCGCTACTACGCCCCAGTTCGCCAGAGGAAAGGGCGAG ACACGGGTCCTGGGAAACGGAAGAGAGAAGATGAAGCCCCTATCTTAGAGCAGCGTGAGAACCGCATGAATCCCCTTCGCTGCCCTGTCAAGTTCTATGAATTCTATCTCTCAAAATG TCCTGAAAGCCTCCGGACTCGCAACGATGTGTTCTACCTGCAACCTGAGCGGTCCTGCATCGCTGAGTCACCTCTCTGGTACTCTGTGATCCCCATGGACCGCAGCATGTTGGAGAGTATGCTCAATCGCATTCTGGCTGTGCGTGAGATATACGAGGAGCTGGGTCGTCCTGGGGAGGAAGACCTGGACTGA